Proteins encoded in a region of the Planctomycetota bacterium genome:
- a CDS encoding SGNH/GDSL hydrolase family protein — translation MRHALRFVRMSIAVALLPACLAFGADQPPAQPAKKAPNPSLAPVEDEPGLPRVLLIGDSISIGYTLPTRELLKGKANVHRIPTNGGPTTNGVANLDKWLGDKPWDVIHFNFGLHDLKYMPDGKRQVSLEDYEANLRTIVARLKKTGAKVIWCTTTPVPEEVGGVKRVPGEVLEYNAAAARVTGSEGLLVDDLYAFALPQLSKIQLEKNVHFSGDGSKVLAEQVSRSILTALGK, via the coding sequence ATGCGTCACGCGCTTCGCTTCGTTCGTATGTCGATTGCGGTTGCCCTGTTGCCCGCTTGCCTGGCCTTCGGGGCTGATCAGCCACCGGCCCAGCCCGCGAAGAAAGCGCCGAACCCTTCGCTGGCCCCCGTCGAGGACGAGCCTGGTTTGCCGCGCGTGCTGTTGATCGGCGATTCGATCTCGATCGGCTACACCCTGCCGACTCGCGAGCTGCTCAAGGGGAAGGCCAACGTCCATCGCATTCCCACCAATGGCGGGCCAACGACCAACGGCGTGGCCAACCTGGACAAGTGGCTCGGCGACAAGCCCTGGGACGTGATCCACTTCAACTTCGGACTGCACGATTTGAAGTACATGCCCGACGGCAAGCGGCAAGTTTCGCTGGAAGATTACGAAGCGAACTTGCGGACGATCGTCGCGCGGTTGAAGAAAACCGGTGCCAAGGTCATTTGGTGTACGACCACGCCAGTGCCCGAGGAAGTCGGCGGCGTGAAGCGCGTGCCGGGTGAGGTGCTGGAATACAACGCGGCCGCGGCCCGGGTGACCGGCTCGGAAGGCTTGCTGGTCGACGACCTGTACGCCTTTGCCTTGCCGCAGCTCAGCAAGATTCAGCTTGAGAAGAACGTCCACTTCTCGGGGGACGGTTCCAAAGTCCTGGCCGAGCAGGTCAGCCGCAGCATCCTGACGGCGCTGGGGAAGTAA
- the bioB gene encoding biotin synthase BioB — MHLAANESSPASAHVRWNELADRVLAGHRITHDEGLSILRASDAELMDLLAATYRVRQHWFGNTVQFYFLMNAKSGLCPEDCGYCSQSKVSDAEIPRYNLLTRDKLMDGARVAAERDSKTYCIVISARSPNEREMRAITTVVPEIKQKYSLKICACLGLLTPEQAQELKACGVDKVNHNLNTSEANYGNICTTHTYQDRIDTLRAVRDAGIELCSGGIIGMGEADDDVVRMAFALRDLNVESIPVNFLNPIDGTPLAGINQLNPRYCLKVLCMFRLANPSSELRIAGGREIHLRSLQPLGMYAANSLFVGDYLTTKGQPAEEDCRMLADLGFQVTKGEEAAIAAGHRDEDKHGEATESAAAH, encoded by the coding sequence ATGCACCTGGCTGCGAATGAAAGCTCACCCGCCTCGGCCCACGTTCGTTGGAACGAACTGGCCGACCGCGTGCTGGCCGGGCATCGCATTACGCATGACGAGGGGCTGTCGATCCTGCGGGCGTCGGATGCCGAGTTGATGGACCTGCTGGCGGCGACGTATCGCGTGCGCCAGCACTGGTTCGGCAATACCGTGCAGTTCTATTTTCTGATGAACGCCAAGAGCGGGCTGTGCCCCGAGGATTGTGGCTACTGCTCGCAGTCGAAGGTCTCGGACGCCGAGATTCCGCGCTACAACCTGCTGACTCGCGACAAGCTGATGGACGGCGCTCGCGTGGCGGCCGAGCGCGATTCCAAGACGTACTGCATTGTCATCTCGGCCCGCAGTCCCAACGAGCGCGAGATGCGGGCCATCACCACCGTCGTGCCCGAGATCAAGCAGAAATACAGCCTGAAGATTTGCGCGTGCTTGGGGCTGCTCACGCCCGAGCAGGCGCAGGAGCTCAAGGCCTGTGGCGTCGACAAGGTGAATCACAACCTGAACACCAGCGAAGCCAATTACGGCAACATCTGCACGACTCACACCTATCAAGATCGGATCGACACCTTGCGGGCCGTGCGCGACGCCGGCATCGAACTGTGTTCCGGCGGCATCATCGGCATGGGCGAGGCGGACGATGACGTGGTGCGAATGGCCTTCGCGCTGCGCGATTTGAACGTCGAATCGATCCCGGTCAACTTCTTGAACCCGATCGATGGCACGCCGCTGGCCGGGATCAATCAGTTGAACCCGCGCTATTGCCTGAAGGTGCTGTGCATGTTCCGGCTGGCGAACCCGAGTTCCGAATTGCGGATTGCCGGGGGCCGCGAGATTCATCTGCGCAGCCTGCAACCGCTGGGCATGTATGCCGCCAACTCACTGTTTGTCGGCGACTACCTGACCACCAAGGGACAGCCCGCCGAGGAAGATTGCCGAATGCTCGCTGATCTGGGCTTTCAGGTCACCAAGGGGGAAGAGGCGGCGATTGCCGCCGGTCATCGCGACGAAGATAAGCACGGCGAAGCGACCGAGAGCGCGGCCGCCCATTAA
- a CDS encoding amidase: MPATTCTQANQQLAQGEATSLALVESCLAQIDRFESKVHAWVFVDRDGARERAALLDAELAQGKRRGPLHGLPIAIKDVVDVAGWPTRSGSPMTEGHCAERDATLASRLRAAGAIFLGKTVTTEWACFDPPVTRNPWNLERTPGGSSSGSAAAVALGMCLAAIGTQTGGSITRPASYCGVCGLKPPHGMVSLDGVTPVSALLDHAGPMAHSVDDLALLLSVLSGKTFNLPAIETLKPRLMQPEPAFWFHASPEVRETIERSLAEAGVKEPASLPLPASFAQVHVMHRRIMARDASQVHAQSFAARRDQFSPRIAGLIEEGQRVTDAEYDEALNHRRQFVSDMRSMLSACDALLTPATVTTAPGIDTTGDPWFNSPWSHAGVPTVSIPCGLADDGLPVAMQLVGHPQRLDALINAGRTLQARLAPLPFPPLN, translated from the coding sequence ATGCCGGCCACGACATGCACCCAAGCGAACCAGCAACTTGCCCAGGGTGAAGCCACCAGTCTGGCGCTGGTCGAGTCGTGCCTGGCCCAGATCGATCGGTTCGAATCAAAAGTACACGCTTGGGTCTTCGTCGATCGGGACGGCGCGCGCGAGCGCGCGGCCTTGCTCGACGCCGAGTTGGCCCAAGGAAAACGTCGCGGGCCGTTGCACGGCTTGCCGATCGCCATCAAGGACGTTGTCGACGTGGCCGGCTGGCCCACGCGCTCGGGCTCGCCAATGACCGAGGGGCATTGCGCCGAGCGCGACGCCACGCTGGCCTCGCGATTGCGCGCGGCCGGGGCGATCTTCCTGGGCAAGACGGTAACCACCGAGTGGGCCTGTTTCGACCCGCCGGTGACGCGTAATCCTTGGAACCTGGAACGAACGCCGGGCGGTTCGAGCAGCGGCTCGGCCGCGGCGGTGGCGCTGGGCATGTGCCTGGCCGCGATTGGCACCCAAACCGGCGGCTCGATCACCCGGCCTGCTAGTTACTGTGGCGTGTGTGGGCTGAAGCCGCCGCACGGCATGGTCAGCCTGGACGGTGTTACGCCGGTCAGCGCCTTGCTCGATCACGCCGGGCCAATGGCTCACTCGGTCGATGATCTTGCGCTACTGCTGAGCGTGCTCAGCGGCAAGACCTTCAATCTGCCTGCGATCGAAACCCTGAAGCCGCGCTTGATGCAGCCGGAGCCGGCCTTTTGGTTCCATGCTTCCCCCGAGGTGCGCGAAACAATTGAGCGTTCGCTGGCCGAAGCGGGGGTGAAGGAGCCGGCCAGTTTGCCGCTGCCGGCCAGCTTTGCCCAAGTTCATGTGATGCACCGGCGGATCATGGCCCGCGACGCCTCGCAAGTGCATGCGCAGTCGTTCGCGGCTCGCCGTGATCAGTTCAGCCCGCGCATTGCTGGCCTGATCGAAGAAGGCCAGCGTGTGACCGACGCCGAATACGACGAGGCCTTGAATCACCGTCGGCAGTTTGTTTCGGACATGCGGAGCATGCTGTCGGCCTGCGATGCGCTGTTGACGCCGGCCACGGTAACCACCGCGCCGGGCATCGACACCACCGGCGACCCGTGGTTCAATTCCCCGTGGAGCCACGCGGGCGTGCCGACCGTGTCGATTCCGTGCGGCTTGGCCGACGACGGCCTGCCCGTGGCCATGCAACTGGTCGGCCATCCGCAACGCCTTGATGCCTTAATTAACGCCGGACGTACGCTGCAAGCTCGCCTGGCTCCGCTTCCGTTCCCGCCACTTAACTGA